The Edaphobacter flagellatus sequence CCACGTCGAACCGCAACTTTGAAGGACGCCAGGGACGCGGTGGACGCACGCATCTGGTTTCGCCGGAGATGGCCGCCGTTGCCGCGATCACCGGCCACTTCACCGACATTCGCAAGTGGAAGCAGAAGGAGGGACAGCGCTAATGGAACCGATCAATATCATCACCTCGAAGGCCGTGCCGCTTCCGCTGCCGAACATCGACACGGACCAGATCATCCCGAAGCAGTTCCTGAAGCGCATCGAGCGGACGGGCTATGGCGAGTTTTTGTTCTTCGACTGGCGGTACGACGTCGATACTCCAGACATCGTCAAGGAGCGGCCGGACTTCGTGCTGAACAAGCCGGAGTACAAAGGTGCCGAAATTCTGATCGCGGAAAAGAACTTCGGCTGCGGTTCCTCGCGGGAACATGCTGCGTGGGCGATCAACCAATACGGCTTCCGCGCGGTGATCGCGCCGACCTTCGCCGATATCTTCTTCTCGAACGCGGGCAAGAACGGCATCGTGCTCGCTCGCCTTAGCGAAGGAGAGGTGCAGACACTTCTCGATCGCTCGACGAAGAACCCCGATCACACGATCACCATCAATCTCGAGCAGCAGACCGTTACCGACGACCAGGGCTTTCACGCGACGTTTGAGATTGATCCATTCCGCAAGTATTGCCTGCTGAATGGACTGGACGATATCGGTCTGACGCTGCGGCATGAGAAGGATCTCGACAGTTTCGAAAGCAAACACGACAAAGATTTCTGGTCCGCACCGAAGACTGCGACCGCTTAAACATGGGCGCAACAGAAACGAAGAGAGGAAGAGAAGAAGCAGTGAGCAACGTACTCGATCCGGCAAAGAAGAACTCCGTTGTGCTTACCGAAGGCCCCAGCCGTGCGGCTGCGCGCAGCTACTTTCGCAGCGTCGGCTTCAGCAAAGACGATTTGCATAAGCCCATCATCGGCATTGCCAACACGTGGACTGAGGTCGGGCCGTGCAACTTCCACCTGCGCCAGGTCGCCGAAGCCGTCAAGCAGGGCGTGCGCGATGCGGGCGGCACGCCGATGGAGTTCAACACCATCACCGTTCATGACGGCATCACGATGGGCACGCAGGGCATGAAGGCTTCGCTGATCTCACGTGAGGTAATCGCCGACTCCATCGAGCTCGTCACGCGCGCCAACTCCTTCGACGGACTGGTCTGCATCGCAGGCTGCGACAAAAACATGCCCGCGGCCATCATGGCGCTGGGACGGCTCGATATTCCGGGGCTGATGCTCTATGGCGGCTCCATTGCTCCGGGCAAGCTGCCACAGCCGGATGGCTCCGTGAAGGAGATCACCATTCTGCAGGTCTTCGAGGCCATCGGCTCGCACGCTGCGGGCAAGATCAACGATGACGAATTGGAAGCCGTCGAAGCAGCAGCATGTCCCGGCCCTGGGGCCTGCGGCGGTCAGTTCACAGCGAACACGATGGCGATGGCCGGCGAGTTCCTCGGCATCTCGCCGATCGAGATCACCGGCGTGCCTGCGATGTCGCCTGAGAAGGCACGCGCCAGCCGCGAAGCAGGGCGGCTTGTGATGGAGCTTGCCCGTAAGGATCTGCGTCCTTCGAAGATCGTCACGCGTAAAGCCATTGAGAATGCCTATGCCGCCGCCTGTGCCAGCGGAGGCAGCACGAACGCGGTGCTGCATCTTCTTGCCATCGCGCGCGAGTTCAACATCCCCTTCACTATCGATGACTTCAATGCCATCAGCGACCGTACGCCGCACATCTGCGATCTTTCGCCGGGCGGCAAGTATGCGGCGAAGGATTATCAGGATGCGGGTGGCTCGCGTGTGCTGGCCAAGCGGCTACTCGATGCTGGCCTGATCGACGGCGGGCAGATCACCGTTACCGGCAAGACGCTCGCAGAAGAAGCAGAGCATGCGAAGGAAACGCCGAACCAGCCGGTGATCTATCCGGTTGACAAGCCTCTGAAGCCAACCGGCGGACTCGTCATCCTCAAGGGCAACCTTGCTCCCGATGGCTGCGTGGTAAAAGTTGCGGGCCACGAACGGGTGCTGCACACCGGCCCGGCGCGTGTCTTCGACTCCGAGGATGCATGCTTCGCCGCAGTGGAGGCGGGCAAGATCAAGCCAAACGACGTTTGCGTTATCCGCTATGAGGGCCCACGCGGAGGCCCGGGGATGCGCGAGATGCTCGCGGTCACTGCCGCCATCAAGGGCATTCCTGAGCTTTCAGAGACCGTCGCGCTGCTAACGGACGGACGCTTCTCCGGAGCTACGCGCGGCCTGATGGTGGGCCACATCGCTCCCGAGGCTTATCTCGGTGGACCGATCGCTGCCGTGCATGAAGGCGATCTGATCACCTTCGACATCAACAAGCGCGAACTGCGTCTTGAGGTCCCCGCTGCGGAGATTGCGAAACGTCTGAAGGACTTCAAGGCTCCCGAGCCGCGATTCAAGCGTGGCGTCTTCGCAAAGTATGCCAACACGGTGAGCAGCGCGAGCGAAGGCGCTGTCACGACATAACTGCGCGCGCAAGTATTGCAGTCGCAAAAAATCAACGGAGCAGTCTGCAAAGGAGAATGATGATGACCGACAAAAATCAGCACCCGACCCTCACCGGAGCCGAGATTCTCTGGGCCACGCTTGTAGGCGAAGGTGTCACCACGGTCTTCGGCTATCCGGGCGGAGCTATCCTTCCTGCGTATGACGCGCTGCGTAAATTCCCGATCCATCACGTGCTCACGCGGCACGAGCAGGGCGCTGCGCACATGGCTGACGGCTACGCGCGCGCCTCGGGCAAGGTCGGCGTCGCGATTGCGACATCGGGACCTGGCGCGACGAATCTCGTCACCGGCATTGCGACGGCCATGCTGGACTCGGTGCCGATCGTCTGCATCACGGGCCAGGTCTCGTCGAAGGTGCTTGGCTCCGATGCCTTCCAGGAGATCGACATCACCGGCATCACGCTGCCGATCACGAAGCATAACTTCGTCGCCACGCGGCCCGAGCAGATCGCACCGATGATTCGCGAGGCCTTTCAGATCGCTGCCTCCGGCCGCCCTGGTCCGGTGCTGGTGGATATCACCAAGGACGCGCAGCAGGGTACGGCTCTCTTCAACTTTGAAGAGGCCGCGCCTGCTCCGTATCGCCCGCACCCGATGCTGCGTACGGAGTCGGCTGAGATGCATCGCGCTATCGAGTTGATGCGCGCCTCGACGCGGCCCGTCATTCTCGCGGGTCACGGCATCATTCTCTCGGAGGCGGAGCGCGAAGTCCTTGCCTTTGCCGAGCGCTACCAGATTCCCGTTGCCACCACGCTGCTGGGTCTGGGAGCCTTCCCTGCCTCGCATCCGCTGGCGCTTGGCATGATGGGCATGCATGGCGAGAGCTGGGTCAACAATGCGATCCAGCAGGCTGACCTGCTGCTGGCCTTTGGCATGCGCTTCGACGACCGCGTGACCGGCAACCTTGCCAGCTACGCGCCGAATGCGAAGAAGATTCATATCGAGATCGATCCCAGCGAGATCAACAAGAACGTTCGCGTCGATGTTGCACTGATTGGTGACCTGAAAGAAGTGCTGAACACGATGGAGCCACTGATCCACGATAAGAGCTATGTCGTCGATGGTAAGTCCGCCCCCGAGAACAATACCAAGGAGTGGCTCCGCGAGATTCGTGCGATGAAGGGCGATGCAGCCGTGCGCGACATTATCAATCTGCCCGACAACGGCCATCTATACGCTGCGCACGTGATCAACGACATCTGGCAGGAGGCCAAGGCCGCCGGGCGTCTCGACAAGACGATTATCGCTACCGACGTGGGCCAGCACCAGATGTGGGAGGCGCAGTACTTCAAGCATGAGGACTCGCGCACGCTCATCACCTCGGGCGGTCTCGGTACGATGGGCTTTGCGCTGCCCGCCGCCATCGGCGCGAAGATTGCGCGTCCCGACTGCGATGTCTGGTGCATCGCCGGTGACGGAGGCTTCCAGATGACGGCGGCGGAACTCTCCACCATTCAGCAGGAGCATCTGCACATCAACGTGGCCGTCATCAATAATGGATTCCTCGGCATGGTGCGCCAGTGGCAGGAGGCCTTCTACGACAAGAACTACGCCTGCTCACCGATTCTCTCGCCGGACTTCGTCAAGCTCGCCGATGCGCATGGAATTCCCGGCGCGCACGTCACGCAGCGCAAGGATGTAACGCCTACGGTTACAAAGGCGCGCGCTGGCTCATCAGCATATCTGATCAACTTCTCCGTCGAGAAGGAGGACGGCGTTTATCCGATGATCGCACCAGGTGCAGCGCTGCATGAGATGGTACGCAGGCCGCAGAAAGATCCGCTGCTTGAAACTGCGGAGGATGAGTAGATGTTCTTCGTCCGTATTGCGACACTATCTCTTCTCTGTGGTACGGTTGGCAGCTTGCCAATCGCCGCACAGCAGCCGGGGCCTTTTCTGAGCCTAGCCCAGCTGCGAGGAGACGCGTCGCGACTTGGAGGCAGGATGGCGGTTGTTCGCTGTCATTTCTCCCAGAACAACGGCGCTCCGATAGTTTATGACGACGGATATAAAACCACTTTTTCCGCCTCCTGGAGTGATCAGGCTCGCAATACACCGCAATATCGCGAGCTGACTAACGCTACGGAAACGGATTGGCTCGTTCTCACAGGCCATCTCGATGGAGGAAAGAACTTCGTTATCTACGACGGACAGTTTGACAACACACCGCATGTAACCATCAAGGTTATCGATGCAAGAAACAATCTCCCCATCTCGGACGAGAAACTGAACGTTGCGCTTCGCGAAGACCAGATCGGCTCCGTCGCAATGCCCACAGATAAGAAGGGTGCCATCGATGTAACTACCGGTACTGCTTCTATCATTCGCATACTCTCGAACATGTACGCCGACTGCCGCCCGCGCGGCGAACTTTACAAAAACTATTCGCTCGCTCAGATTCGCGAGAATGGCATTACCACCGGCAATCTCTGCAGCGATGCCAGACCACAGGCTAAACCCGGAGAGCTTATCCTCTTCGAAATTCCCCGGACCTTCATTCCGTCGTACCCGAAGCCCCCTCTATCGTCGGTGCCACCTGTACCTGTTCCCTCCACACACTAACCCTCTGAGGATTTATGCTCCACACGTTCGTAGCACTGGTAGACGACAAGCCCGGCGTATTGACCCGGGTCGCTTCCCTCTTTCGCCGTCTCAACGTCAACATCGTCTCGCTCACCGTCGGCGAGAGCGAGCGCGAGGGCGTCTCGCGCATGACCATCGTCTGTGATGCACCTGAGCATGCGGCCGACCGCGTTCGCGCTTCACTCTACAAGCTCGAGATCGTGCGCGATGTCGATGAGCTTGGGCGCAGCGAGGCCGTCATCCGCGAGCTTTGCCTGATCAAGGTTGCTGCCGGTCCCACCACGCCGCATGGGCAGCACTCGCGATCGCAGATCTTCGAGCTGGCTAATGTCTTCCGCGCGCGTGTCGTCGATCTTGCGCCCGAGTCCATCATGCTGGAGATGACCGGCGCCGCCTCGAAGATTGAGGGCCTTCTGCAGGTGCTTCGCGAGTCAAACTTTGAAGTGCTTGAGGTTTCGCGCACCGGCCGCATGGCCATGCGTCGCGGCCACCACACCAGTCGTGTACTGAAGGCTCTCGGCACGAAGACTGCCGAAGATATGCCGGTCGCCTATCCGGATCGTCCGATGGTCGACAATCTGCCCAATCAGTTTGCTGAGGATGAAGCCTGATCCTCGTGCATTGCTAAACTTTTATCAACCCGAGACAAAAACGCATCATCAATCCGCAGCGCCACAACTCAAACGAACGGCTCCACGCTGACTCGCTGATTTGCTGACTCGCTGACTTGTGAAGGAAGAAAGAAAATGGCAAAGACATACCACGATCAGGACGCAGACCTTTCGCTTATCCAGGGTAAGAAGGTCGGCATCATCGGCTACGGCTCGCAGGGCCACGCCCATGCGCTCAACCTCAAGGATTCGGGCGTCGAAGTCCGCGTCGGCCTCCGCGCTGATTCACCCAACGCCGACCGCGCGCGCAAGGCTGGCCTTGTCGTCGACACAGTGGCCAACGTCTCCAAGTGGGCCGACGTCATCATGAACCTCACGCCGGACCAGACGGCCGCGAAGGTACACAAGGCTGAGATCGAGCCGAACCTCGCTCCCGGCAAGACGCTGCTCTTCGCGCATGGCTTCAATATCCGCTTCGGCACCATTGTGCCTCCTGCTGGCGTCGATGTCGCGCTGGTTGCACCGAAGGCTCCTGGCCATCGCGTTCGCGAGGTCTTCACGGAAGGCGGTGGCGTTCCCGGATTGGTTGCCGTCGAGCAGGATGCCAGCGGCAACGCGCTCAAGCTGGCGCTGAGCTATGCCAAGGGCATCGGCTGCACACGCGCCGGCGTTCTGGAAACGACCTTCACCGAAGAGACCGAGACAGACCTCTTCGGCGAACAGGCCGTTCTGTGCGGCGGCACCGCGGCTCTCGTCAAGGCAGGCTTCGAGACGCTGACGGAGGCAGGCTATCAGCCGGAGCTCGCGTACTTCGAGGTGCTACACGAGCTGAAGCTGATCGTCGACCTCATGTATCGTGGCGGGCTGGCCTACATGCGTCACTCCATCTCCGACACGGCAGAGTGGGGCGACTATGTTGCCGGACCGCGCATCGTCACTGCCGAGACGAAGAAAGCCATGAAGAAGCTGCTCGAAGAGATCCAGGACGGCTCGTTCGCCAAGAAGTTCATCGAAGAGAACGAAACCGGTCGCCACGAGTTTGCTCGCATCCGCCAGCAGGAAGCTGCGCACGGTATCGAGAAGGTCGGCGCTGAGCTGCGCAAGAACATGCCATTCCTCGATCCCGTCAAGGTCGAAAACGGCGCGGTCGTCAAAGCTTAGCTATTGCTCTCACTCCCCGAAAGGGCTGCTCAAAAAATTTGAGCAGCCCTTTCTTTTTGTTTCGAGATATTATTCTTTCATGTCTTTCATGAACAGACGCCAGTTCCTCGGGACCGCGACTGCAGCTTCGGCTGCAACTCTGCTGGGAGCAAAAAAACCAAGCGCACAGCCAAATATCGTGCTCATTTATGCCGATGACGTAGGCTACGGCGATGTCGGCTGCTATGGCGCAACATCTGTTCATACTCCAAATCTCGATACTCTCGCAGCGCAGGGACTTCGCTTTACTGATGCGCATGCAACCTCGGCCACCTGCACGCCTTCGCGCTATTCGCTGCTGACAGGACAGTACGCCTGGCGCAAGCCCGGAACGGGTGTCTTGCCGGGCGATGCGGCACTAATTATCGACACAGACAAACTCACGCTGCCTGCTCTCTTCAAACGCAGCGGCTACGCTACGGGCGTTGTCGGCAAGTGGCATCTTGGGCTTGGGCAGGGCGACATCGACTGGAATGGAGAGATCAAGCCGGGGCCTCTGGAGATCGGCTTCGACTACTCCTTCATCATTCCAGCTACGCCGGACCGCGTACCGTGCGTCTTCGTCGAAGACCATCGCGTCGTCAACGCCGATCCATCCGATCCAATTCACATCAGCTACAAGGCTCCATTCCCGGGCGAGCTGACGGGCAAAGAGCATCCCGAACTGTTGAAGATGAAGCCCAGCCACGGCCACGACATGGCCATCGTCGATGGCGTCAGCCGT is a genomic window containing:
- the leuD gene encoding 3-isopropylmalate dehydratase small subunit encodes the protein MEPINIITSKAVPLPLPNIDTDQIIPKQFLKRIERTGYGEFLFFDWRYDVDTPDIVKERPDFVLNKPEYKGAEILIAEKNFGCGSSREHAAWAINQYGFRAVIAPTFADIFFSNAGKNGIVLARLSEGEVQTLLDRSTKNPDHTITINLEQQTVTDDQGFHATFEIDPFRKYCLLNGLDDIGLTLRHEKDLDSFESKHDKDFWSAPKTATA
- the ilvD gene encoding dihydroxy-acid dehydratase; amino-acid sequence: MSNVLDPAKKNSVVLTEGPSRAAARSYFRSVGFSKDDLHKPIIGIANTWTEVGPCNFHLRQVAEAVKQGVRDAGGTPMEFNTITVHDGITMGTQGMKASLISREVIADSIELVTRANSFDGLVCIAGCDKNMPAAIMALGRLDIPGLMLYGGSIAPGKLPQPDGSVKEITILQVFEAIGSHAAGKINDDELEAVEAAACPGPGACGGQFTANTMAMAGEFLGISPIEITGVPAMSPEKARASREAGRLVMELARKDLRPSKIVTRKAIENAYAAACASGGSTNAVLHLLAIAREFNIPFTIDDFNAISDRTPHICDLSPGGKYAAKDYQDAGGSRVLAKRLLDAGLIDGGQITVTGKTLAEEAEHAKETPNQPVIYPVDKPLKPTGGLVILKGNLAPDGCVVKVAGHERVLHTGPARVFDSEDACFAAVEAGKIKPNDVCVIRYEGPRGGPGMREMLAVTAAIKGIPELSETVALLTDGRFSGATRGLMVGHIAPEAYLGGPIAAVHEGDLITFDINKRELRLEVPAAEIAKRLKDFKAPEPRFKRGVFAKYANTVSSASEGAVTT
- the ilvB gene encoding biosynthetic-type acetolactate synthase large subunit codes for the protein MMMTDKNQHPTLTGAEILWATLVGEGVTTVFGYPGGAILPAYDALRKFPIHHVLTRHEQGAAHMADGYARASGKVGVAIATSGPGATNLVTGIATAMLDSVPIVCITGQVSSKVLGSDAFQEIDITGITLPITKHNFVATRPEQIAPMIREAFQIAASGRPGPVLVDITKDAQQGTALFNFEEAAPAPYRPHPMLRTESAEMHRAIELMRASTRPVILAGHGIILSEAEREVLAFAERYQIPVATTLLGLGAFPASHPLALGMMGMHGESWVNNAIQQADLLLAFGMRFDDRVTGNLASYAPNAKKIHIEIDPSEINKNVRVDVALIGDLKEVLNTMEPLIHDKSYVVDGKSAPENNTKEWLREIRAMKGDAAVRDIINLPDNGHLYAAHVINDIWQEAKAAGRLDKTIIATDVGQHQMWEAQYFKHEDSRTLITSGGLGTMGFALPAAIGAKIARPDCDVWCIAGDGGFQMTAAELSTIQQEHLHINVAVINNGFLGMVRQWQEAFYDKNYACSPILSPDFVKLADAHGIPGAHVTQRKDVTPTVTKARAGSSAYLINFSVEKEDGVYPMIAPGAALHEMVRRPQKDPLLETAEDE
- the ilvN gene encoding acetolactate synthase small subunit — protein: MLHTFVALVDDKPGVLTRVASLFRRLNVNIVSLTVGESEREGVSRMTIVCDAPEHAADRVRASLYKLEIVRDVDELGRSEAVIRELCLIKVAAGPTTPHGQHSRSQIFELANVFRARVVDLAPESIMLEMTGAASKIEGLLQVLRESNFEVLEVSRTGRMAMRRGHHTSRVLKALGTKTAEDMPVAYPDRPMVDNLPNQFAEDEA
- the ilvC gene encoding ketol-acid reductoisomerase, whose protein sequence is MAKTYHDQDADLSLIQGKKVGIIGYGSQGHAHALNLKDSGVEVRVGLRADSPNADRARKAGLVVDTVANVSKWADVIMNLTPDQTAAKVHKAEIEPNLAPGKTLLFAHGFNIRFGTIVPPAGVDVALVAPKAPGHRVREVFTEGGGVPGLVAVEQDASGNALKLALSYAKGIGCTRAGVLETTFTEETETDLFGEQAVLCGGTAALVKAGFETLTEAGYQPELAYFEVLHELKLIVDLMYRGGLAYMRHSISDTAEWGDYVAGPRIVTAETKKAMKKLLEEIQDGSFAKKFIEENETGRHEFARIRQQEAAHGIEKVGAELRKNMPFLDPVKVENGAVVKA